A genomic segment from Leptospira fainei serovar Hurstbridge str. BUT 6 encodes:
- a CDS encoding Cof-type HAD-IIB family hydrolase, which produces MDLDGTLLNSRGCISSLNHYVLNAALAQGIRLIIATGRRFSSTLPFALEFHGDLFVVSNNGQVLRASPTGVRVAETYLSPNAVAAVLDSGKKSGFDPILHVDHYEEGVDILAESPITDPKFHNYSGGDLKRSRVVKNCLDYGSDRILVACFLSQQKDHLVELERNLLSLPESAEFRTVITRIHGVAYCLEVLEKNVSKWSAIDTFLRANGLDSAGVVAFGDEKNDWEMISHAGFGFAMKNAIPHLRDHAPYITRYTNDEDAIAMTLLELGALCFP; this is translated from the coding sequence ATGGATCTGGACGGAACTCTATTGAATTCTCGTGGATGCATCTCAAGTTTAAATCACTACGTACTGAACGCGGCTCTTGCTCAAGGAATTCGCTTAATCATTGCGACCGGGAGAAGGTTTTCTTCCACCCTACCCTTTGCGCTGGAATTTCACGGGGACTTATTCGTCGTTTCTAATAATGGTCAAGTTTTAAGGGCCAGCCCGACCGGCGTTAGAGTTGCCGAAACATATCTTTCCCCGAATGCGGTGGCTGCCGTTTTGGACTCGGGAAAAAAATCCGGGTTCGATCCGATTTTGCATGTGGATCATTATGAGGAAGGCGTCGATATCCTGGCGGAATCTCCGATTACCGATCCTAAATTTCATAATTATTCCGGCGGGGATTTGAAACGAAGTCGTGTAGTAAAAAATTGTTTGGATTACGGTAGCGATCGAATTCTGGTAGCTTGCTTTTTATCGCAGCAAAAGGATCACTTAGTCGAGTTGGAAAGAAATTTACTTTCTTTGCCGGAATCCGCCGAATTTCGAACGGTTATCACCCGAATTCATGGGGTTGCGTATTGTTTGGAAGTTTTAGAAAAGAACGTTTCAAAATGGTCGGCGATCGATACTTTTTTGAGAGCCAACGGCTTGGATTCAGCCGGGGTTGTCGCCTTTGGGGATGAGAAAAACGATTGGGAAATGATTTCGCATGCCGGATTCGGTTTTGCGATGAAAAACGCAATTCCTCATCTAAGAGATCACGCTCCGTATATTACGCGTTATACGAATGATGAAGATGCGATTGCAATGACTCTCTTGGAGTTAGGCGCGCTTTGCTTTCCTTGA
- the hemL gene encoding glutamate-1-semialdehyde 2,1-aminomutase: MKSYGTSAELFDRAKKVSPGGVHSPVRSFRSVGGTPVFFQSAKGATLTDVERKQYVDYCLSFGPLLLGHRDPEVEEVVLETASLAWSFGAAEPYSLELAEWIVARIPWAEKIRFVNSGTEAVMSALRVARASTGRNKILKFDGCYHGHLDALLVKAGSGLAGESSSDSAGIGSELIRNTLVLPLDDEKAVAELFAKEGKNIAALVIEPLPANYGLLIQRKEFLQKIVEVARKYGTLILLDEVISGFRVGLAGMSGELGIRPDLVTYGKIIGGGFPVGAYAGRAELLDLVAPQGPVYQAGTLSASPFGMRAGLATLMKCERENVYPILEERTKKLTEGLLSIFRKYDSATDWAVETHASLFWFHTKSPSPIRTVDAIPAGHKEAFARVFHLLLKNGIYLAPSGYEVGFTSFAHTTQVIDKTLELAEEAFKKNRS; this comes from the coding sequence TTGAAATCATACGGCACATCAGCGGAACTTTTCGATCGAGCGAAGAAGGTCTCGCCTGGAGGAGTTCATTCTCCCGTGAGGTCCTTCCGATCTGTAGGGGGGACTCCGGTTTTTTTTCAAAGCGCAAAAGGCGCAACGTTAACCGACGTGGAAAGAAAGCAGTACGTCGATTATTGTTTGAGCTTCGGTCCTTTGCTTTTGGGTCATCGAGATCCTGAGGTTGAGGAAGTCGTTTTGGAGACCGCTTCACTCGCGTGGAGTTTCGGTGCCGCCGAACCCTATTCCTTAGAACTTGCGGAATGGATCGTCGCTCGTATCCCTTGGGCGGAGAAAATCCGTTTTGTAAATAGCGGAACGGAAGCGGTTATGAGCGCATTGCGAGTGGCTCGTGCATCGACCGGTCGGAATAAAATATTGAAGTTCGATGGATGTTATCACGGACATTTAGACGCCCTTTTGGTAAAGGCCGGATCCGGTTTGGCTGGGGAATCTTCTTCGGATAGCGCTGGAATCGGTTCGGAACTTATACGAAACACGTTAGTTCTTCCGTTGGACGACGAGAAGGCGGTGGCAGAACTATTCGCGAAGGAAGGAAAAAATATCGCCGCTTTGGTGATCGAGCCTTTGCCTGCCAATTACGGATTGCTAATCCAACGAAAGGAATTCCTGCAAAAAATCGTGGAAGTGGCGAGAAAATACGGTACTTTGATTTTGTTAGACGAAGTAATCAGCGGGTTTCGCGTCGGTCTTGCGGGAATGAGCGGCGAGTTGGGAATTCGTCCGGATTTGGTGACTTACGGTAAAATCATCGGCGGCGGGTTCCCGGTCGGCGCTTACGCAGGCCGCGCAGAGCTTCTGGATTTAGTCGCTCCTCAGGGGCCTGTCTATCAGGCCGGGACATTAAGCGCAAGTCCGTTCGGTATGAGAGCCGGATTGGCGACGCTTATGAAATGCGAACGGGAAAACGTGTATCCGATCTTAGAAGAAAGAACAAAGAAATTAACGGAGGGATTACTTTCGATTTTTAGAAAGTACGATTCTGCGACCGATTGGGCGGTGGAAACTCATGCGTCCTTATTTTGGTTTCATACGAAGAGTCCCTCCCCTATCCGAACCGTGGATGCGATCCCTGCCGGCCATAAGGAAGCTTTTGCGAGAGTATTCCATTTATTATTGAAGAACGGAATCTATCTGGCTCCTTCCGGTTATGAAGTGGGCTTTACGAGCTTTGCACACACTACACAAGTGATCGACAAAACCTTGGAGTTAGCTGAAGAAGCTTTCAAAAAGAATCGATCGTAA
- a CDS encoding Rossmann-fold NAD(P)-binding domain-containing protein has product MWSTLKVFHSEANHRDGFAVSDSFQWKTCMRTVWVTDSRIHPEFPDLPDTWEVKSGYEAYGLLLEIISGLRSKLFGETEVLAQFRQRFQELPSSAFGEYIARLRDNLIEDCRSLRSGYLQNLGEQSYGGLAQKYLSSSGRHVSKVALLGTGQLAEKMLPWLKGADRTVQIVGRDPERLEFLGNSSGASTVFWEDWSPKGEAWVVASPVNLEPWLNKLSPGDLVLDFREEPLESCMPEGVKYISFADMMSSLKETEERTRKVREELDGVLARLLEERELEAHQFVFGWEDLPCPSF; this is encoded by the coding sequence ATGTGGTCTACACTGAAGGTTTTCCATTCCGAAGCTAATCATAGAGACGGGTTTGCCGTGTCTGATTCATTCCAATGGAAGACTTGCATGAGAACTGTGTGGGTTACCGATTCCCGAATTCATCCTGAGTTTCCGGATCTTCCGGATACCTGGGAAGTAAAATCGGGTTATGAAGCATACGGTCTTCTATTAGAAATTATTTCCGGTCTTCGTTCGAAGTTATTCGGAGAAACCGAGGTCCTTGCCCAGTTTAGGCAGCGTTTTCAAGAACTTCCTTCTTCAGCATTCGGAGAATATATCGCTCGTTTACGAGATAATTTAATCGAAGATTGTAGATCTTTGCGTTCCGGATATTTGCAGAATTTGGGAGAGCAGTCGTACGGGGGATTGGCTCAAAAATATTTGTCAAGCTCCGGTAGACATGTAAGCAAAGTGGCCCTTTTGGGTACCGGACAGCTCGCAGAGAAAATGCTGCCATGGTTAAAGGGAGCGGATCGCACTGTTCAAATTGTCGGTCGCGATCCGGAGCGTTTGGAATTTTTAGGAAATTCTTCCGGCGCGTCTACCGTATTTTGGGAAGACTGGTCTCCGAAGGGAGAAGCTTGGGTCGTAGCTTCCCCGGTAAATTTAGAGCCTTGGTTGAATAAACTTTCTCCAGGAGATTTGGTTTTGGATTTTAGGGAAGAACCTCTGGAATCTTGCATGCCTGAAGGCGTAAAATATATTTCCTTTGCTGATATGATGTCCTCTCTAAAGGAAACCGAAGAACGTACTCGAAAAGTCCGCGAAGAATTGGATGGTGTCCTGGCGAGACTTCTGGAAGAAAGAGAGTTGGAAGCGCATCAATTCGTATTCGGTTGGGAAGACCTACCTTGTCCTTCGTTCTAA
- a CDS encoding sensor histidine kinase — MHSFKYKKVLLPLVWIAITVSLGSWWLFLGLRQNRMATELASIIGGIAEQEVLDKLERQSVMIKMEGAFFLLMLVAGGITLVWLTFREDKRNKLIQDFFSTVTHEMKTPLASLRLQVESLLEESPNPSTDKLLYRLLKDSVRIESQMTKALYLASLMRSEGLYLEDTNLPDLEESFKDDWSELTLITDWTSASVKADRKALESVFRNLLENSVQHGKATEVKISTEPAPGGRVKFAFRDNGIGFRGDLRTLGRPFIRHTSTSGTGIGLYIVKNLIKKMGGNFVLRASESGGFRAEWTLSASEKGARSV; from the coding sequence ATGCACTCCTTTAAATACAAAAAAGTTCTCCTTCCGCTGGTATGGATAGCGATAACCGTTTCGCTCGGAAGTTGGTGGCTTTTTTTGGGACTTCGTCAAAATCGCATGGCTACGGAATTAGCCTCCATAATCGGCGGTATCGCGGAGCAAGAGGTTCTTGATAAGTTAGAAAGACAAAGCGTTATGATTAAGATGGAGGGGGCATTCTTCCTCTTAATGCTCGTCGCCGGTGGAATTACTTTGGTATGGCTGACGTTTCGAGAAGATAAACGTAATAAACTCATTCAGGATTTTTTTTCCACCGTTACTCACGAAATGAAGACTCCGTTGGCGAGTTTGAGACTGCAGGTAGAAAGTCTTTTGGAGGAAAGCCCTAATCCCTCGACGGATAAACTTCTGTATAGACTTCTTAAGGATTCGGTGCGGATCGAATCTCAAATGACCAAAGCCCTCTATCTTGCCAGTCTGATGCGGTCGGAAGGATTGTATTTGGAAGATACGAATCTTCCGGATTTGGAGGAAAGTTTTAAGGACGACTGGTCGGAATTAACTTTGATAACCGACTGGACTAGCGCGAGTGTTAAGGCGGATCGCAAAGCTTTAGAAAGCGTTTTCAGAAATCTTTTGGAAAATTCCGTTCAGCATGGCAAGGCGACGGAAGTTAAAATATCTACTGAGCCCGCTCCAGGCGGCAGAGTAAAGTTCGCATTCAGAGACAACGGGATCGGTTTCCGCGGGGATCTCCGCACGTTAGGCAGACCGTTTATTCGACATACTTCGACGAGCGGTACCGGAATCGGTTTGTATATCGTTAAAAATCTTATCAAGAAAATGGGCGGTAATTTCGTATTACGCGCCTCCGAATCCGGAGGGTTTCGAGCGGAATGGACCCTTTCCGCTTCTGAAAAAGGAGCAAGGTCGGTATGA
- the metF gene encoding methylenetetrahydrofolate reductase [NAD(P)H] yields MKKILEIYTNAKEPVYSFEFFPPKTNEGEAKLYETVNELSRVNPGYITVTYGAGGSTRDKTIRLTSDLAQKFNLAAAAHFTCVGGNKEEIHNILKEIESSGIRNLMALRGDPPKGEGAFKKVDGGFEHASELISFIKSEGFDFCMGAACYPEKHPQATDLEQDVDNLKKKVDAGADYLVSQLFFKNEIFESFLNLVRKKGINAPVVPGIMPITSFSQIERFRSMAACEFPDKLLTDLEEVQNRPEEFYRRSLNFSVEQCRELIEMGSPGIHLYTLNQSHASYDIVRELRGEGK; encoded by the coding sequence ATGAAAAAAATTCTGGAAATATATACTAATGCTAAGGAGCCAGTGTACTCCTTTGAATTCTTTCCTCCTAAGACGAACGAAGGGGAAGCTAAATTATACGAAACCGTTAACGAACTCTCAAGAGTCAACCCGGGATATATTACCGTAACTTACGGAGCCGGAGGGTCCACCCGAGATAAGACGATTCGGCTGACTTCCGATTTGGCCCAAAAGTTTAATTTGGCCGCCGCTGCGCATTTTACCTGCGTCGGGGGAAATAAAGAAGAAATACATAATATTCTAAAAGAGATCGAATCCTCCGGAATCCGCAATTTGATGGCGCTTAGGGGCGATCCCCCTAAGGGAGAGGGCGCTTTTAAGAAAGTCGACGGCGGTTTCGAGCACGCGAGCGAGCTAATTTCGTTTATCAAATCGGAGGGTTTCGATTTTTGTATGGGCGCTGCGTGCTATCCTGAAAAGCACCCGCAGGCAACCGATCTGGAGCAGGACGTCGATAATCTTAAGAAAAAAGTCGATGCAGGCGCGGATTATTTGGTTTCACAGCTCTTCTTTAAAAACGAGATTTTCGAATCTTTTTTAAATCTAGTTAGAAAGAAGGGAATCAACGCGCCGGTCGTTCCGGGAATCATGCCGATCACGTCCTTTTCGCAAATCGAAAGGTTCCGAAGTATGGCTGCCTGCGAGTTTCCGGATAAGCTTTTAACCGATCTGGAAGAAGTGCAAAATCGACCCGAAGAATTCTATCGCAGAAGTTTGAACTTTAGCGTGGAACAGTGCAGAGAGCTGATAGAAATGGGATCTCCCGGGATCCACTTGTATACTCTGAATCAATCCCATGCCAGCTACGATATCGTTAGGGAGCTTAGGGGGGAAGGGAAATAG
- a CDS encoding uroporphyrinogen decarboxylase family protein, with the protein MPNQKFTNALLCKAQSVPPIWMMRQAGRYHSHYQNLRKKHTFEELCKIPELAAEVAYGPVDDFGFDTAILFSDILFPLEALGMGLKFGDDGPKLGWQLAESSDLGRMHSLEHAVDFMSFQKKAVALTRKRIPEDRSLIGFIGGPWTLFCYATLGKHDGNLILPKVSPSLREGFYKKLLPLLRENIRLQLEGGAEIVMIFDTAGGDASPGFFKEAVFPPLQELVEAFPGKIGYYAKGIPSQSLKSIRSLAGLAGFGVDHRVELTELFGKQNQFIQGNFDQAMLFLDPNEFRSYLMKWLEPFLRLTPDQRSGWICGLGHGVLPKTPEANVRNFVKTVREVFA; encoded by the coding sequence ATGCCTAATCAGAAATTTACGAACGCCCTGCTATGCAAGGCTCAATCAGTTCCTCCGATCTGGATGATGCGCCAGGCCGGTAGATATCATTCTCATTACCAAAATTTACGGAAGAAGCACACTTTCGAGGAGTTGTGTAAAATTCCGGAACTTGCCGCGGAAGTCGCCTATGGCCCGGTCGACGATTTCGGGTTCGATACGGCAATTCTGTTTTCAGATATTCTATTTCCCCTGGAAGCCCTTGGAATGGGTCTAAAGTTTGGAGACGATGGTCCTAAGCTCGGCTGGCAATTGGCCGAGTCGAGCGATTTGGGAAGAATGCATTCTTTGGAACACGCCGTCGATTTTATGAGCTTCCAGAAGAAGGCGGTAGCCTTAACGCGCAAAAGAATTCCCGAAGACCGATCCTTGATCGGGTTTATCGGCGGTCCGTGGACCTTATTCTGTTATGCGACATTAGGGAAACATGATGGAAATTTGATTTTACCCAAAGTTTCGCCATCCCTGAGAGAGGGGTTCTATAAAAAACTTTTACCTCTATTGCGGGAGAATATTCGGCTTCAACTGGAAGGCGGCGCCGAGATCGTCATGATTTTTGATACGGCAGGTGGAGATGCTTCTCCCGGTTTCTTTAAGGAGGCCGTATTTCCGCCCTTGCAGGAGCTGGTGGAGGCGTTTCCAGGAAAGATAGGCTATTATGCGAAGGGAATTCCTTCTCAAAGTTTGAAATCGATTCGTTCTTTAGCCGGTCTTGCGGGCTTCGGAGTGGATCATCGCGTCGAACTAACGGAGCTCTTCGGAAAACAAAATCAGTTTATCCAGGGAAATTTCGATCAGGCGATGCTCTTTTTGGATCCTAACGAATTTCGAAGTTATTTGATGAAATGGCTGGAGCCGTTCTTAAGACTTACGCCCGATCAACGGTCCGGATGGATCTGCGGATTAGGCCACGGAGTTCTTCCTAAAACTCCCGAAGCGAATGTGCGCAATTTTGTAAAAACTGTTAGGGAGGTATTTGCATGA
- a CDS encoding response regulator transcription factor, which produces MKAKLLLVEDDRSLGETLKERLEKEGYEMIWTVSAQSARALALDSKPDLILLDVRLPDGDGFELAAELRTRKDCPPFLFLTAHSGAPERLRGFELGAEEFIPKPFHLKELLIRVRHVLESHKHSFKKTKYVYEGFILDFSGYSIHAPSGEEIHLSKRDCALLNMLVEERQRTVSRDEILDRLWGEEKFPTNRTIDNSIVRLRQAFGDKGEEAIRSVRGVGYQWTGDLQDA; this is translated from the coding sequence ATGAAGGCCAAGCTTTTACTGGTGGAGGATGATCGGTCTCTGGGAGAAACTCTCAAAGAGAGGCTGGAGAAGGAAGGATACGAAATGATTTGGACCGTATCCGCGCAATCCGCAAGAGCTTTGGCCCTGGATTCTAAACCGGATTTGATTCTTCTGGATGTAAGATTGCCCGACGGCGACGGATTCGAATTGGCGGCGGAATTACGGACTCGCAAAGATTGTCCTCCTTTTCTATTCTTAACCGCGCATTCGGGCGCCCCGGAGAGATTGCGAGGATTCGAACTCGGAGCCGAGGAGTTTATTCCGAAGCCTTTTCACTTGAAGGAACTTTTAATCCGAGTAAGACACGTATTAGAATCTCATAAACATTCCTTTAAGAAAACTAAATACGTTTACGAAGGATTTATTTTGGATTTTTCAGGGTATTCCATTCATGCTCCTTCGGGCGAGGAAATTCATCTTTCCAAAAGGGATTGCGCATTGTTGAATATGTTGGTTGAAGAGAGACAAAGAACGGTGAGCCGAGACGAGATTTTGGATCGCCTTTGGGGAGAGGAAAAATTCCCCACAAATAGAACGATAGATAATTCCATTGTCCGTCTGCGGCAAGCCTTCGGGGACAAAGGCGAAGAAGCCATTCGATCCGTGAGAGGGGTCGGTTATCAATGGACCGGAGATTTACAGGATGCCTAA
- a CDS encoding 1,4-dihydroxy-6-naphthoate synthase, with protein sequence MKLSLAYSPCPNDTFIFYHLIAGKTKAPFSIQEELHDVEQLNRFAKEGKFHSSKLSFAAFFQVADKYSLLDSGSALGRNCGPLIVKKKGNSASNPKGKKILVPGVWTTANLLTHLYLEGDYEPIPIRYDLILNQVLSGKADYGVVIHEERFTYEKRGLEKVRDLGEWWEEMSGAPIPLGCIAIRRDLEKSLKEDLDSSIKESLSLAYENREDTYDYIFRHSQDTSKEVVDAHIGLYVNEFSRSLGEEGRKAISTLYQEALRTGLVPAGRETELFT encoded by the coding sequence ATGAAGCTTAGTCTCGCCTATTCTCCTTGTCCGAACGATACTTTCATTTTCTATCATTTAATCGCAGGCAAGACCAAAGCGCCTTTCTCCATTCAAGAAGAATTACATGATGTGGAGCAATTGAACCGGTTTGCAAAAGAAGGGAAATTCCATTCTTCGAAACTTTCCTTTGCGGCGTTCTTTCAAGTCGCAGACAAATATTCCCTACTAGACTCGGGCTCGGCGCTCGGAAGAAATTGCGGACCCTTGATCGTAAAAAAGAAGGGAAACTCCGCCTCGAACCCTAAAGGAAAAAAAATTCTAGTCCCGGGAGTCTGGACTACTGCCAACCTCCTGACTCATCTGTATCTGGAAGGCGATTACGAACCGATCCCCATCCGCTACGACCTGATTCTGAATCAAGTATTGTCCGGAAAAGCCGACTACGGAGTCGTCATCCACGAAGAAAGATTTACGTATGAAAAACGAGGTCTGGAAAAAGTTCGAGATTTAGGAGAATGGTGGGAAGAAATGAGCGGGGCGCCGATTCCCTTAGGCTGCATCGCCATCCGAAGGGATTTAGAAAAAAGCCTAAAAGAGGATTTGGATTCTTCGATTAAAGAAAGCTTATCCCTTGCTTATGAAAACCGGGAAGACACTTATGATTATATTTTCCGCCACTCTCAAGATACGAGCAAAGAAGTCGTAGATGCTCATATCGGACTATATGTAAATGAGTTTTCCAGGAGCTTAGGCGAGGAAGGCAGAAAAGCAATTTCGACGCTTTATCAGGAAGCCCTCCGCACCGGCCTTGTGCCGGCCGGACGAGAAACCGAGCTATTCACGTAA
- a CDS encoding hydroxymethylbilane synthase — MSFVLRIGSRKSSLAKLQSCFVRDALLKEHPNLNVELFFKEASGDQDLVTPLWKMPTRGVFTQDLTKELTDGNVDLVIHSYKDLDLEGHAGTETVMVLPRADQRDVLLWKRSAFDNPPNEIKIHSSSPRREYNLSAFLPSALPRRYQGKPIYFHPVRGNVQTRVRKWLEDDSISGLVVAKAALDRLLSREFSFAEQAEYSEVRDQLRAVLNEQLFMVLPLSKNPNAPAQGALAAEFRAGDDRVRELLSPLRSLSEERNVGDERRLLSLFGGGCHQKIGVAVHSGESGTILFMRGKTDSGEELDSAIRWRSDEFPRPISDSYIFPTKRQTVGRARLPLPSSPPTSRFWFVARADAFPESWSNPGPDTILVVAGTKTWEKLASRDVWVHASTDGLGEGDAKNLATLLGEIPDFVKLTHEESGIVEGTWDRLSTYKVEWEAELQDLSGYSHFFWMSATQFDRAYRKDPSIAQKIHATGSGATYSYIRNILGTNGKVYAFPNYESWVNACKGEIPDFLKKEIGHL, encoded by the coding sequence TTGTCCTTCGTTCTAAGAATCGGCTCTAGAAAAAGTTCTCTCGCAAAACTCCAGTCTTGTTTCGTACGCGATGCCTTGCTAAAAGAGCATCCGAATCTAAACGTCGAACTTTTCTTTAAAGAAGCAAGCGGCGACCAAGATTTGGTAACCCCTCTTTGGAAGATGCCGACTCGGGGAGTATTTACTCAAGATTTAACGAAAGAATTAACGGATGGAAATGTCGATCTAGTCATCCATTCGTATAAGGATTTGGATCTGGAAGGCCACGCTGGAACCGAAACCGTGATGGTTCTTCCGCGGGCGGATCAAAGGGATGTTCTCCTTTGGAAGCGTTCTGCTTTCGATAATCCCCCGAATGAAATTAAAATTCATTCTTCTAGTCCGCGAAGGGAATATAATCTTTCCGCTTTTTTACCTTCTGCTCTTCCTCGCCGTTATCAAGGAAAACCGATCTACTTTCATCCCGTGCGCGGCAATGTGCAAACAAGGGTCAGAAAATGGTTGGAAGACGATTCTATTTCCGGCTTAGTCGTGGCGAAAGCGGCGCTGGACCGTCTCTTGTCTCGGGAATTTTCCTTTGCGGAACAGGCCGAATATTCCGAAGTACGGGATCAGTTGCGGGCCGTTTTGAACGAGCAATTGTTCATGGTTCTTCCCTTATCAAAAAATCCGAATGCACCGGCGCAAGGTGCATTGGCTGCGGAATTTCGCGCAGGCGATGACCGAGTTCGGGAACTTCTCTCTCCATTAAGAAGCCTATCGGAAGAGAGGAATGTAGGCGATGAACGTAGATTGCTTTCTTTGTTCGGAGGAGGCTGCCACCAAAAGATCGGAGTTGCGGTTCATTCCGGCGAGTCGGGTACCATCCTGTTTATGAGGGGCAAAACGGATTCGGGCGAAGAATTGGATTCCGCTATTCGTTGGAGAAGCGATGAATTTCCGCGCCCCATCTCCGATTCATATATTTTTCCCACGAAGCGACAAACTGTAGGTAGAGCCCGACTTCCACTCCCCTCTTCTCCGCCGACGAGCAGATTTTGGTTCGTAGCAAGAGCGGATGCGTTCCCGGAGTCTTGGTCGAATCCTGGGCCGGATACGATTTTGGTTGTGGCAGGTACTAAAACTTGGGAGAAGCTAGCGTCTCGCGATGTGTGGGTGCACGCTTCGACGGACGGGCTAGGCGAAGGTGATGCGAAAAATCTCGCGACCCTTTTGGGAGAGATTCCCGATTTCGTTAAATTGACCCACGAAGAAAGCGGCATCGTGGAGGGAACCTGGGATCGCTTATCCACATATAAAGTTGAATGGGAGGCCGAATTGCAGGACTTATCCGGGTATTCCCATTTTTTTTGGATGAGTGCAACTCAGTTTGATCGTGCATATAGGAAGGATCCGTCGATTGCACAGAAAATACACGCAACCGGGTCAGGGGCGACTTATTCGTATATTAGAAATATCTTAGGAACAAACGGGAAAGTATACGCATTCCCGAATTATGAGTCTTGGGTTAACGCTTGTAAGGGAGAAATCCCGGACTTTCTGAAAAAGGAAATAGGACATCTATGA
- the hemB gene encoding porphobilinogen synthase → MRESYGTGLRRNRISPAMRNLTSSESLNAKKMIQPLFVAESLKDRESMSSLPGVFRDTKDTVLKQIESDSKAGVEHFLLFLVPGNKSNDSIPTKFYEEVIGGIKRNFPDVFLWIDTCLCSLTTHGHCGLLDTKGRIDNAKSVRRLSEIALCYANSGADGISPSDMMDGRVASHREILDEHGFENVPVMSYSTKFKSNFYGPFREAAESAPGHGDRSSYQIDVRNKEDSLLASLRDAKEGADLLMVKPGLTAIDLIQPIRDATGLPVGAYQVSGEYASLSLLAENGFCKFEDALKETWQVFSRAGAAYLITYAARRGKEIYS, encoded by the coding sequence ATGAGAGAATCTTACGGAACGGGACTCCGAAGAAATCGGATTTCGCCTGCCATGAGGAATTTGACTTCCTCGGAATCCTTGAATGCAAAAAAAATGATCCAACCTTTATTCGTAGCGGAATCATTAAAGGATCGGGAGAGTATGTCTTCCCTCCCTGGAGTATTCCGAGACACGAAGGACACCGTTTTAAAGCAAATAGAGTCCGATTCGAAAGCAGGCGTTGAACATTTTTTACTTTTTTTAGTTCCGGGCAATAAGTCGAACGATTCCATTCCGACGAAATTCTACGAAGAAGTCATAGGCGGAATTAAACGGAACTTTCCCGATGTTTTTCTTTGGATCGATACCTGTCTTTGCTCCTTAACCACTCACGGTCATTGCGGATTATTGGATACTAAGGGCAGAATCGATAACGCCAAATCGGTTCGCCGCCTTTCGGAGATCGCTCTTTGTTATGCGAATTCCGGAGCGGATGGGATTTCTCCGTCGGACATGATGGACGGTCGAGTCGCGAGCCATCGTGAAATTTTGGACGAGCACGGTTTCGAAAATGTTCCCGTCATGAGTTATTCGACCAAATTCAAGAGTAATTTTTACGGACCGTTTAGAGAGGCTGCGGAGTCCGCCCCCGGTCATGGGGACCGTTCTTCCTATCAAATCGACGTGCGTAATAAGGAGGATTCTCTTCTTGCCTCGTTGAGGGATGCGAAAGAAGGCGCGGATTTGCTAATGGTAAAACCGGGTCTGACCGCAATTGATTTAATTCAACCGATACGCGATGCAACGGGGTTGCCTGTGGGAGCGTATCAAGTTAGTGGTGAATATGCATCATTATCGCTTCTTGCGGAAAACGGATTTTGTAAATTCGAGGACGCTCTGAAGGAAACTTGGCAAGTGTTTTCCCGGGCCGGGGCCGCGTATTTGATTACGTATGCCGCGCGACGTGGAAAGGAGATCTATTCTTGA